Proteins from one Mercurialis annua linkage group LG7, ddMerAnnu1.2, whole genome shotgun sequence genomic window:
- the LOC126656113 gene encoding transcription factor bHLH117, producing MDGEMNANINDHDSAYTSLQSLLPLPPPPSLYHHHHHPPPPPPSFSFFAADNFFTSIPSTETTYHYPDDPTLNFFDLNHLPPPSFHHRYASLFSGTNSNTQTLGVQKNKSKKRIDRQRMSDKIRELRKLMPWDKKMDTATLLGEAFKYVKFLQAQVQALETMPFLDMDDSSSSSLSPPSGYYYYNTDNAAESEDDVSVCGGTMGLLSRQQLLQILLNTGEAQNRLYSQGCCVFSIEQFKKFVADQHARARDLAAFLNLQFNHIN from the coding sequence ATGGATGGAGAAATGAATGCAAATATTAACGATCATGATTCTGCTTATACTTCTCTTCAATCTCTCCTCCCATTACCTCCCCCGCCCTCTCTttaccaccaccaccaccaccctccgccgccgccgccgagtttctcctttttcgccgCTGATAATTTCTTCACTTCTATCCCTTCAACAGAAACAACTTACCATTACCCTGACGACCCAACGCTCAACTTCTTCGACTTAAACCACCTCCCACCACCTTCCTTTCATCATCGTTACGCCTCGCTTTTCAGCGGAACCAACAGTAACACACAAACCCTAGGTGTTCAGAAGAACAAGAGCAAGAAGAGAATCGACAGGCAGAGAATGAGCGATAAGATACGCGAGTTACGTAAGCTAATGCCTTGGGACAAAAAAATGGACACTGCTACTTTACTTGGTGAAGCTTTTAAGTATGTCAAGTTCTTGCAAGCTCAAGTTCAAGCTCTCGAAACCATGCCGTTTCTCGACATGGATGACTCCTCGTCTTCGTCGTTGTCTCCTCCGAGcggttattattattataacacGGATAATGCTGCTGAGAGTGAGGATGATGTGTCTGTTTGTGGTGGGACTATGGGATTGTTGAGTAGGCAACAGCTTTTGCAGATTCTTTTGAACACTGGTGAGGCTCAGAACAGATTGTATTCGCAAGGGTGTTGTGTGTTCTCTATTGAGCAGTTCAAGAAATTTGTTGCTGATCAGCATGCAAGAGCAAGGGACTTGGCTGCTTTCTTGAATCTTCAGTTTAATCACATTAATTAA
- the LOC126656024 gene encoding histone-lysine N-methyltransferase ATXR3, with protein MGDGGVACMPLQQHNTIMERFPSIQENTATTTTTTSTTNTSSITSAAGAATATLCATSTGGKTATNTNKDSKSNGSVVKNSSTNGSGATNGVATKPKKVLKKIIKVKKVVTVKKVVAADKSQLGGEKAVKVISKDNVGKVIVKEKEADNKLNSGDNTVQSSNNSVVNNNNKDDVEEGELGTLKWPPKSAEVENGEFISSEKRAVVAAPTRRSEIEKSEIKGEGILGPGRWRKGDFARDEVEKGEFIPDRWNNKDDNCYNKPSRGKYEMSTERTPPSGKYSADDIYRRKEFSRSGSSQHSKSSSRWENGMDRNLRISSKIVDEEGPYKSDYSNDKNYGREYVSGNRLKRYGAESDISERKHYGDYGDYGCAKSRRLSEDAARNGHPEHYSRHSVERFYRNPSSSTTATRISSLEKYTSRHHEPALPSKVVYDRHGRSPGHSERSPRALSRYYDHRGRSPARRERSPYRRERSPYVLEKSPYGRERSPYGRERSPYGRDRSPYGRERSPYGRERSPFCRERSPYVLERSPYVLEKSPYVRDRSPYARDKSPYDRSRHYDYRRSPGCSERSSQDRHYDRRDRTPNFSPLDRGRPNSHREPIRKGGASEKRNSLIASKGKEEKFTQKDSNEGDSQLSAKESQEINGKPNIKGLEENNVSSDSHKEEQSQSPRMNDKESPHIDGPPPEELLSMEEDMDICDTPPHVPAMADSSTGKWFYLDYFGLECGPAKISDLKALVAGGVLVADHLVKHLDSDRWLTIENAVSPSVNSNFVSIVSDTVTQLASPPEAPGNLLADLADMGPPGYQGSQEASMTSWQPLACLNDCTAAVEPLENLHIDERVGVLLEGFTVVPGRELETIGEVLQTTFEHVPWERCGQSEDKCADFNWNQACVAEQHCQNNNELSRCSDMKPKEAVEVTSSTTSDTDQGSVCFVDSADWFSGQWPCKGGDWKRTDETVQDRFSQRKLVLTDGYPLCQMPKSGTEDPRWHRKDDLYHPSQSRRLELPPWAFSSTDEKNECGGSGRTLAKPSISRGVKGTMLSVVRINACVVKDHGSFVSEPRTKVRGKDRYPSRSSRILSAANDVKRLMAEGDSQSRNDQDAQGSCRSISFINTPKDRICTVDDLQLHLGEWYYLDGSGHEQGPSSFAELQVLASQGAIKQWSSVFRKLDRVWVPVNPLTESSEVPLKIPQEQITVSGDSSTSSKFQGAANNENNANSVGFHRQHPQFIGYTCGKLHELVMKSFKSREFAAAINDVLDPWITAKQPKKEVDGHVYRKKEIDGRAVKRARLQVDGSDEDYIIDEDVHSFQKDETTFEELCGDSVFHGEKSACSDTELGSWGLLDGHMLARVFHYMRSDMKSLVFASLTCKHWRAAATFYKDITQQVDFSKLGPNCTDLLIWNIMNGYSKGRINSMVLVGCRNVTPASLEDILRSFPCLSSIDIRGCSQFKELTLKFPDVRWIKSRGSRGLGIFEESSSKIKSLNQISDRTPMSYKSKGLNGDTDDFSDLKEYFDSVNKRDSANQLFRRSLYKRSKLFDARRSSSIVSRDARMRRWAIKKSENGYKRMEGFIACGLKDIMKENTFDFFVSKVAEIEDKMKKGYYLGHGLRSVKEDISRMCRDAIKAKNRGAGDMNRIISLFLKLASRLEDSPKFSYERDELMKSWKDDLTADGYGPIKSKKKLLAEKKHFNRSNGATLDYGEYASDRDIRRRLSKLNRKTLESGSETSDGFDKSSEDGQSDSDSTASDTESDLDFQSESRFKDSRGSGFFMEDEGLDSMIDEREWGARMTKAGLVPPVTRKYEVIDHYVIVADEEDVQRKMCVSLPDDYTEKLDAQKNGTEDMELPEVKEYKPRKQLGDEVLEQEVYGIDPYTHNLLLDSMPEELDWSISEKYLFIEDMLLPTLNKQVRRFTGTSNTPMKYSLKPILEEIETFAEEDCDIRTMKTCQAILKAINSRRDDNYVAYRKGLGVVCNKKGGFAEEDFVVEFLGEVYPAWKWFEKQDGIRSLQKDSKEPAPEFYNIYLERPKGDADGFDLVVVDAMHKANYASRICHSCRPNCEAKVTAVDGQYQIGIYTVREIQYGEEITFDYNSVTESKEEYEASVCLCGSQVCRGSYLNLTGEGAFQKVLKEWHSMLDRHHLMLEACEINSVSEEDYLDLGRAGLGSCLLGGLPDWVVAYSARLVRFINLERTKLPEEILRHNLEEKRKYFSDICLEVEKSDAEVQAEGVYNQRLQNLAVTLDKVRYVMRCLFGDPKKAPPPLERLTAEETVSFLWKGEGSLVDELLHCMAPHVEEDVLNDLRSKICARDPSNSDNIQKELHKCLLWLRDEVRSLPCTYKCRHDAAADLIHVYAYTRCFFRVQGYESFTSSAVHISPLDLGPKSAEKLGGGTYEYRKTYGENYCMGQLIYWHIQTYIEPDCTLGKASRGCLSLPDISSFYAKAQKPSQQRIYGPKTVKLMMERMEKYPHKPWPKDQIWSFKCSPKVIGSPMLDGVLSKSPVDREMIHWLKHRPSVYQAMWDR; from the exons ATGGGCGATGGAGGTGTCGCTTGCATGCCTTTGCAGCAGCATAATACTATCATGGAGAGGTTTCCATCAATTCAAGAAAATACCGCCACTACTACTACTACGACTAGTACTACTAATACTTCTAGTATAACATCAGCAGCAGGAGCAGCCACCGCAACACTTTGTGCTACAAGCACCGGAGGCAAAACCGCCACGAACACGAACAAGGACAGCAAGAGCAATGGCAGCGTAGTTAAAAATAGTAGCACGAATGGAAGTGGCGCCACCAATGGGGTCGCTACGAAGCCGAAGAAAGTTTTGAAGAAGATAATTAAGGTGAAAAAGGTTGTTACAGTGAAGAAAGTAGTGGCAGCAGACAAGAGTCAGTTGGGAGGTGAGAAGGCAGTTAAAGTTATTAGTAAAGATAACGTGGGAAAGGTAATTGTCAAGGAGAAGGAAGCTGACAACAAACTGAATTCTGGTGATAACACGGTGCAGAGTAGTAATAACAGTGttgttaataataataataaagatgaCGTTGAAGAGGGTGAATTGGGGACTTTGAAGTGGCCACCCAAATCAGCAGAAGTTGAAAATGGGGAGTTTATTTCATCGGAGAAGAGGGCAGTGGTCGCAGCGCCGACGAGGAGAAGCGAAATTGAGAAGAGCGAGATCAAGGGAGAGGGTATTCTGGGTCCTGGTAGATGGAGAAAAGGGGATTTTGCCAGAGATGAAGTTGAGAAAGGAGAGTTTATTCCAGACAGATGGAATAATAAAGACGACAATTGTTATAATAAACCATCCCGTGGCAAGTATGAAATGAGTACAGAACGTACCCCACCTTCAGGGAAATATTCTGCTGATGACATTTATAGAAGGAAAGAATTTAGTCGGAGTGGGAGTAGTCAGCACAGTAAAAGTTCTTCGAGGTGGGAAAATGGCATGGACAGGAATTTAAGGATCAGCTCAAAGATTGTTGATGAAGAGGGACCGTATAAGAGTGATTACAGCAATGACAAGAATTATGGAAGAGAGTACGTTTCTGGTAACAGGTTGAAGCGGTATGGTGCTGAGTCTGATATCAGTGAGCGGAAACATTATGGGGATTATGGGGATTATGGGTGCGCGAAAAGCAGAAGACTTTCTGAGGACGCTGCCCGCAATGGTCATCCAGAGCACTATTCACGTCATTCTGTTGAAAGATTTTATAGAAACCCTTCCTCTTCTACTACTGCTACAAGAATATCTTCATTAGAGAAGTACACCTCCAGGCATCATGAACCTGCTTTGCCTTCCAAAGTAGTTTATGATAGGCATGGGCGTAGTCCTGGGCATTCTGAGCGGTCTCCGCGTGCTCTGTCACGTTACTATGATCACAGGGGACGGAGTCCTGCCCGTCGTGAGAGATCCCCATATAGGCGGGAAAGATCACCCTATGTTCTTGAGAAATCACCTTATGGCCGAGAAAGATCACCTTATGGCCGAGAAAGATCACCTTATGGCCGGGACAGATCACCATATGGCCGTGAGAGGTCACCCTATGGCCGGGAGAGGTCGCCCTTTTGCCGAGAGAGGTCGCCATATGTACTTGAGAGGTCCCCATATGTACTTGAAAAGTCTCCATATGTACGTGATAGATCTCCATATGCTCGTGATAAATCCCCATATGACCGGAGCCGTCATTATGATTATAGAAGAAGTCCTGGTTGTTCAGAACGGTCCTCACAGGACAGGCATTATGATCGCAGGGATCGGactccaaacttttccccactTGATCGAGGGAGGCCCAACAGTCATAGAGAACCGATTCGAAAAGGAGGTGCAAGTGAGAAGCGGAATTCACTGATTGCTAGTAAAGGCAAGGAGGAAAAATTCACCCAGAAAGACTCTAATGAAGGCGATTCTCAACTTTCAGCTAAGGAATCCCAAGAGATAAATGGTAAGCCTAATATTAAAGGATTGGAAGAAAACAATGTCAGTTCTGATTCTCACAAGGAAGAACAGTCTCAGAGTCCAAGGATGAATGACAAAGAATCTCCTCATATTGACGGACCTCCTCCTGAAGAACTTCTATCTATGGAGGAAGACATGGATATATGTGATACGCCACCTCATGTCCCTGCAATGGCTGATTCTTCTACTGGAAAATGGTTTTACCTTGACTATTTTGGCCTGGAATGTGGACCTGCAAAGATAAGCGACCTTAAGGCACTGGTGGCTGGGGGAGTTCTTGTGGCTGATCACTTGGTCAAGCACTTGGATAGTGACAGATGGCTAACCATTGAAAATGCTGTTTCACCATCGGTGAATTCCAATTTTGTATCTATTGTCTCAGACACTGTAACTCAGCTGGCAAGTCCTCCAGAGGCACCTGGAAATCTATTGGCAGATCTTGCAGATATGGGACCTCCTGGTTACCAGGGTAGCCAAGAAGCTTCAATGACTTCGTGGCAGCCCCTGGCTTGCCTTAATGACTGTACTGCTGCTGTTGAACCTTTAGAAAATCTCCATATTGATGAAAGGGTTGGAGTTCTGTTGGAGGGTTTCACTGTTGTTCCTGGCAGGGAACTAGAGACTATTGGAG AAGTTCTGCAAACAACTTTTGAGCATGTGCCATGGGAGAGATGCGGGCAATCAGAAGATAAATGTGCAG ACTTTAATTGGAACCAAGCATGTGTTGCAGAACAACATTGTCAAAACAATAATGAATTATCTAGATGTTCGGACATGAAACCAAAAGAAGCTGTTGAAGTGACTTCAAGTACAACCTCTGACACGGATCAAGGCAGTGTCTGTTTTGTGGATTCTGCTGATTGGTTTTCTGGCCAATGGCCGTGCAAAGGTGGGGATTGGAAGAGGACTGACGAGACCGTCCAGGATAGATTTTCTCAAAGGAAGCTTGTTCTAACTGATGGCTATCCATTATGTCAAATGCCAAAATCAGGGACTGAAGACCCTCGCTGGCATAGAAAAGATGATTTATATCATCCTTCTCAAAGTCGAAGGCTCGAATTGCCGCCTTGGGCTTTCTCCTCCACAGATGAAAAAAACGAATGTGGGGGTTCCGGCAGAACTCTTGCTAAGCCATCTATAAGTAGAGGGGTGAAGGGCACTATGCTTTCAGTTGTCAGAATAAATGCATGTGTTGTGAAGGACCACGGCTCATTTGTTTCAGAACCACGTACAAAAGTTCGAGGTAAGGATAGGTACCCTTCAAGGTCCTCTCGGATACTCTCTGCTGCTAATGATGTAAAGAGACTGATGGCAGAAGGTGATTCTCAATCCAGAAATGATCAAGATGCTCAGGGCTCTTGCAGGTCAATTTCATTCATTAATACTCCTAAAGACCGTATCTGCACCGTGGATGATTTACAGCTACATTTGGGTGAGTGGTACTATCTTGATGGTTCTGGGCATGAACAAGGGCCTTCATCTTTTGCTGAGCTTCAGGTCCTGGCAAGTCAAGGTGCTATTAAGCAATGGAGCAGTGTTTTTAGGAAACTTGATAGAGTGTGGGTTCCAGTTAATCCTCTCACAGAGTCTTCTGAAGTCCCTCTTAAAATTCCACAGGAGCAAATTACAGTTTCTGGTGATTCTTCAACTTCTTCTAAATTTCAGGGTGCTGCAAACAATGAAAATAATGCAAATTCCGTCGGGTTCCATAGGCAGCACCCACAGTTCATTGGTTATACCTGTGGGAAGCTACATGAATTGGTAATGAAATCTTTCAAGAGCCGAGAGTTTGCTGCTGCCATAAATGATGTATTGGATCCTTGGATCACTGCAAAACAGCCTAAGAAGGAGGTTGATGGCCATGTATACCGAAAAAAAG AAATTGATGGGCGTGCTGTCAAAAGAGCTCGGCTTCAGGTTGATGGAAGTGATGAAGACTATATTATAGACGAAGACGTTCATAGTTTTCAAAAGGATGAAACTACTTTTGAAGAGTTGTGTGGCGATTCTGTTTTTCATGGAGAAAAAAGTGCATGCTCAGACACTGAGTTGGGAAGCTGGGGTCTACTGGACGGTCATATGCTGGCACGAGTTTTTCACTATATGAGATCTGACATGAAATCACTTGTCTTTGCTTCTTTGACTTGCAAGCACTGGAGAGCTGCTGCCACCTTTTACAAGGATATCACACAACAAGTTGATTTCTCAAAATTGGGTCCTAACTGCACCGACTTATTGATCTGGAATATTATG AATGGTTACAGCAAAGGAAGGATAAATTCAATGGTGCTGGTTGGTTGCCGGAATGTTACTCCAGCCTCACTTGAAGATATTCTTCGCTCATTCCCTTGTTTATCTTCTATTGATATTAGAGGTTGCAGCCAGTTCAAGGAGTTGACCCTTAAATTTCCTGATGTGAGATGGATAAAATCTCGTGGTTCACGAGGTTTAGGGATCTTTGAGGAGTCATCTTCTAAAATAAAGAGCCTTAATCAGATTAGTGACAGAACTCCTATGTCATATAAATCTAAAGGTCTGAATGGTGATACTGATGATTTTAGTGACCTGAAAGAGTATTTTGATAGTGTGAATAAGAGGGACTCCGCAAATCAATTATTTCGACGGAGTTTGTATAAACGTTCAAAATTGTTTGATGCTAGAAGGTCATCATCAATTGTTTCTAGGGATGCTCGTATGAGGCGATGGGCCATTAAGAAATCTGAAAATGGCTACAAGAGGATGGAGGGATTTATTGCTTGCGGCTTGAAGGACATCATGAAAGAGAATACCTTTGATTTTTTTGTGTCCAAG GTAGCAGAAATTGAGGATAAGATGAAAAAAGGTTATTACCTTGGGCATGGTTTGAGGTCGGTAAAAGAGGATATCAGTCGCATGTGCAGGGATGCAATAAA AGCAAAGAATCGAGGTGCTGGAGACATGAATCGCATTATTTCATTATTTCTCAAACTCGCGTCACGTTTGGAAGACAGTCCTAAGTTTTCCTATGAAAGAGATGAATTAATGAAGTCATGGAAAGATGATTTGACTGCAGATGGTTATGGTCCAATTAAATCTAAGAAGAAGTTACTCGCTGAAAAGAAACACTTTAACAGGAGTAATGGAGCTACACTTGATTATGGAGAATATGCATCTGATAGGGATATCAGAAGGCGCTTATCCAAATTGAACAGAAAAACATTGGAATCTGGAAGTGAAACTTCTGATGGATTTGACAAGTCTTCTGAAGATGGCCAGAGTGATAGTGATAGTACAGCTTCAGATACAGAAAGCGACTTGGATTTCCAATCAGAAAGTCGATTTAAGGACTCTAGAGGGAGTGGGTTCTTTATGGAAGATGAGGGTTTAGATTCCATGATAGACGAGCGTGAATGGGGTGCACGCATGACGAAAGCAGGTCTGGTTCCTCCAGTCACTAGGAAATATGAAGTTATAGATCACTATGTTATTGTAGCGGATGAGGAGGACGTGCAACGGAAGATGTGTGTTTCTTTGCCAGATGATTACACTGAGAAACTTGATGCTCAGAAAAATGGTACTGAAGATATGGAGCTTCCTGAAGTTAAGGAGTATAAGCCTAGGAAGCAACTTGGAGATGAAGTTTTAGAACAAGAAGTTTATGGAATCGATCCCTATACTCATAATCTCTTACTGGATTCAATGCCTGAAGAATTGGATTGGAGTATATCGGAGAAATATTTGTTCATTGAAGACATGCTCCTTCCAACACTGAATAAGCAAGTTAGGCGCTTTACTGGTACTAGTAACACTCCAATGAAATATTCATTGAAGCCTATTCTAGAAGAAATAGAAACATTTGCTGAAGAGGATTGTGATATACGGACAATGAAGACTTGCCAGGCCATCCTCAAGGCCATAAATAGTCGTCGTGATGATAACTATGTTGCTTACAGGAAG GGTCTTGGCGTTGTTTGCAACAAAAAAGGTGGTTTTGCAGAAGAAGATTTTGTTGTGGAGTTTTTAGGAGAG GTTTATCCTGCTTGGAAATGGTTTGAGAAGCAAGATGGCattcgttctttgcagaaagaTAGTAAAGAACCAGCTCCTGAATTTTACAACATTTATTTAGAGAGGCCAAAG GGGGATGCAGATGGTTTTGATCTGGTGGTGGTTGATGCTATGCACAAAGCAAACTATGCAAGTCGAATTTGTCACTCATGCAGACCTAATTGTGAAGCAAA AGTGACTGCTGTAGATGGACAGTATCAGATTGGAATCTACACTGTACGAGAAATTCAATACGGCGAGGAGATTACATTTGATTACAATTCTGTTACAGAG AGTAAGGAAGAATACGAGGCTTCTGTATGTTTGTGTGGAAGTCAAGTTTGTCGTGGAAGCTACTTAAATTTGACAGGTGAAGGAGCTTTTCAGAAG GTACTGAAGGAGTGGCATAGCATGCTGGATCGCCATCATCTAATGCTTGAAGCTTGTGAAATAAATTCTGTATCTGAAGAAGATTATCTTGACTTGGGGAGAGCTGGATTAGGCAGTTGTTTGCTTGGTGGATTGCCAGATTGGGTGGTTGCATACTCTGCTCGTCTG GTGCGCTTCATTAATTTGGAGAGAACAAAGCTTCCTGAGGAAATTTTAAGACATAATTTGGAAGAAAAACGGAAATACTTTTCAGATATTTGTCTTGAGGTTGAGAAAAGTGATGCTGAGGTTCAG GCTGAAGGCGTCTACAACCAGAGGCTTCAGAATTTGGCAGTAACTCTTGACAAG GTGAGATACGTGATGAGATGCTTGTTCGGTGATCCAAAAAAAGCCCCACCTCCATTGGAGAGGCTGACTGCAGAAGAAACTGTTTCTTTCCTTTGGAAAGGGGAAGGGTCACTTGTTGACGAGCTTCTTCACTGCATGGCCCCTCACGTTGAAGAGGATGTGCTAAATGATCTCAGGTCCAAGATATGTGCTCGTGATCCATCTAATTCAGATAACATTCAGAAAGAGCTTCACAAATGTTTATTGTG gtTGAGGGATGAAGTCCGGAGCCTTCCATGCACGTACAAATGTCGACATGATGCTGCAGCTGATTTGATCCATGTCTATGCATATACAAGATGCTTCTTTAGAGTTCAG GGATACGAGTCATTTACTTCTTCAGCAGTTCACATCAGCCCGCTTGACTTGGGTCCTAAGTCAGCTGAAAAATTGGGGGGAGGTACATATGAATATCGAAAGACGTATGGTGAAAATTATTGTATGGGGCAGTTGATATATTGGCACATCCAGACGTATATAGAACCAGATTGTACGCTGGGTAAGGCAAGCAGGGGGTGTTTGTCATTACCTGACATTAGTTCTTTCTATGCAAAAGCTCAGAAGCCATCACAGCAACGGATTTATGGGCCCAAGACTGTGAAGCTTATGATGGAAAGAATG GAAAAGTACCCTCATAAGCCATGGCCGAAGGACCAAATATGGTCATTCAAGTGTAGTCCGAAAGTTATAGGGAGCCCAATGCTTGACGGGGTTTTAAGCAAGTCTCCTGTAGACAGGGAGATGATACATTGGTTGAAACACAGACCGTCGGTATACCAAGCGATGTGGGATAGGTGA